The following proteins come from a genomic window of Solwaraspora sp. WMMA2065:
- a CDS encoding NAD-dependent epimerase/dehydratase family protein → MRALVLGGAGFIGLHLVRRLVADGHAVTVVDDFSRGRDDAELAQVCADPAVEVVAGDLTRAATWAALPRHWDQIYLLAAVVGVRNVEADPARVVRINTLVALHLMDWIAAADRVFFSSTSEVYAGAVDAGVAAVPTGEDVPAMVADVTAPRFAYATSKLLGEAAVLHGSRAVGAHAVVGRFHNVYGPRMGTDHVVPEMSLRALRGEDPFRVPGADQYRAFCYVDDAVEAVVRLMATHDAAGRIVHIGDDTEQTNIADLAKLVLRTAGSHASLRPEPAPAGSVHRRCPDLGLLRWLTGYQPAVALEEGVGRTFAWYRDHDRPTVSEGQVPAWR, encoded by the coding sequence ATGCGCGCGCTGGTCCTCGGCGGTGCCGGGTTCATCGGCCTGCACCTGGTGCGCCGGCTGGTCGCCGACGGTCACGCGGTCACCGTGGTCGACGACTTCTCCCGGGGCCGCGACGACGCCGAACTCGCTCAGGTCTGCGCCGACCCGGCGGTCGAGGTGGTCGCCGGTGACCTCACCCGGGCCGCGACCTGGGCGGCGCTGCCCCGCCACTGGGACCAGATCTACCTGCTGGCCGCCGTGGTCGGGGTGCGCAATGTCGAGGCCGACCCGGCCCGGGTGGTCCGGATCAACACGCTCGTCGCGCTGCACCTGATGGACTGGATCGCCGCCGCCGACCGGGTCTTCTTCAGCTCCACCAGTGAGGTGTACGCCGGTGCGGTCGACGCCGGGGTGGCCGCCGTACCGACCGGTGAGGACGTCCCGGCGATGGTGGCCGACGTGACGGCACCCCGCTTCGCGTACGCCACCAGCAAGCTGCTGGGCGAAGCGGCCGTGCTGCACGGCTCCCGCGCCGTCGGGGCGCACGCCGTGGTCGGCCGGTTCCACAACGTGTACGGGCCCCGGATGGGCACCGACCACGTGGTACCGGAGATGTCGCTGCGGGCGCTCCGTGGCGAGGACCCGTTCCGGGTGCCGGGCGCCGACCAGTACCGCGCCTTCTGCTACGTCGATGACGCCGTCGAGGCGGTGGTCCGGCTGATGGCCACCCACGACGCCGCCGGCCGGATCGTGCACATCGGCGACGACACGGAGCAGACCAACATCGCCGACCTGGCGAAGCTGGTGCTGCGTACCGCCGGCAGTCACGCGAGCCTGCGACCCGAACCGGCCCCCGCCGGCTCGGTGCACCGACGCTGCCCGGACCTGGGTCTGCTGCGCTGGCTCACCGGCTATCAGCCGGCGGTTGCCCTGGAAGAGGGCGTCGGCCGGACCTTCGCCTGGTACCGCGACCACGACCGACCGACCGTCTCTGAAGGACAGGTGCCGGCATGGCGGTGA
- a CDS encoding nucleotide sugar dehydrogenase, with protein MANRIGIVGMGYVGLTLAAGLARNGFEVHGVDSEPRVREELSAGRVHLYEPGLAEALRDTLGRNLFVHPTLPPDLDVAVICVSTPVRDATSIPVRDGGRQPDLTNVAAAATEIARCCGPQTLVVVRSTVPVGTSRRVVLPALTAAWGRARLVMAPERTIQGQALRELTELPQVVGGLDDDSRRAGEALFGRLARQVVPVSSLETAELVKLANNCHTDLIYAYGNEVALLAGAHGVDPLEVVRAANHDYPRPDLARPGFVGGSCLSKDPYLFGASAPGHTSLLVAAARQRNEQLPVQVAETVVGRLRQLRGATAGATLAVLGWAYKGWPPTDDMRGAAVVAMLPAFDRAGLRVLGHDPLVADEVIRAHGGEPVSLDKAFSEADAVLVLNDHPDYRGLPVGTLLPGTAVRFIYDSWRILDEESVRAAGVHYESLGYRSTREPV; from the coding sequence ATGGCGAATCGGATCGGCATCGTGGGTATGGGTTACGTCGGGCTGACCCTGGCGGCCGGCCTGGCCCGCAACGGATTCGAGGTGCACGGCGTCGACAGCGAGCCGCGCGTCCGGGAGGAGCTGTCGGCCGGCCGGGTCCACCTGTACGAGCCGGGTCTGGCCGAGGCGCTGCGGGACACCCTCGGCCGCAACCTGTTCGTCCACCCGACGCTTCCGCCGGACCTCGACGTCGCGGTCATCTGCGTGTCGACCCCGGTCCGCGACGCCACCTCCATCCCGGTCCGCGACGGCGGCCGGCAGCCGGACCTGACCAACGTCGCGGCCGCCGCGACCGAGATCGCCCGGTGCTGCGGACCGCAGACCCTGGTCGTGGTCCGCAGTACCGTACCGGTCGGCACCAGCCGGCGGGTCGTCCTGCCGGCGTTGACCGCCGCCTGGGGCCGGGCCCGGCTGGTGATGGCACCGGAACGGACCATCCAGGGGCAGGCGCTGCGCGAACTGACCGAACTTCCCCAGGTGGTCGGTGGTCTCGACGACGACAGCCGACGCGCCGGGGAGGCGCTGTTCGGCCGGCTCGCCCGGCAGGTCGTCCCGGTCTCCAGCCTGGAGACGGCCGAACTGGTGAAGCTGGCCAACAACTGCCACACCGACCTGATCTACGCGTACGGCAACGAGGTCGCCCTGCTCGCCGGGGCGCACGGGGTGGATCCGTTGGAGGTCGTCCGGGCCGCCAACCACGACTACCCCCGACCCGACCTGGCCAGACCCGGCTTCGTCGGTGGGAGCTGCCTGTCCAAGGACCCGTACCTGTTCGGCGCCAGCGCGCCTGGACACACTTCGCTGCTCGTCGCCGCAGCCCGGCAGCGCAACGAGCAACTGCCGGTGCAGGTCGCGGAGACCGTCGTCGGGCGACTGCGGCAACTGCGCGGCGCGACCGCCGGAGCGACCCTCGCCGTCCTCGGTTGGGCGTACAAGGGCTGGCCGCCCACCGACGACATGCGCGGCGCGGCGGTCGTGGCGATGCTGCCGGCGTTCGACCGGGCCGGGCTACGGGTGCTCGGCCACGACCCGCTGGTGGCCGACGAGGTCATCCGGGCCCACGGCGGCGAGCCGGTCAGCCTCGACAAGGCGTTCAGCGAGGCCGACGCGGTCCTGGTGCTCAACGACCACCCCGACTACCGAGGGCTGCCGGTGGGCACGCTGCTGCCCGGCACCGCGGTCCGGTTCATCTATGACTCGTGGCGGATCCTCGACGAGGAGTCGGTGCGGGCGGCCGGGGTGCACTACGAGAGCCTGGGCTACCGGTCCACCAGGGAGCCGGTGTGA
- a CDS encoding sugar phosphate nucleotidyltransferase, translating to MHVVIMAGGRGVRLRPYTTALPKPLVPIGEHYAILDVVLHQLAACGFRTVTIAINHHGSLIRAFVGDGSRHGLSVDYAQERTPLSTVGPLFTMRDRLPERFLVMNGDILTNLNYADLLRVHTDSGAPVTVATFRRKVQVDFGVLAVEGDKVVEFNEKPTLDYRVSMGVYGLTRQTIAAYPSGITFGFDQLMLDLINQGNPPAAYDFDGYWLDIGRPEDYDEANRSFETLKPILLPAALRESA from the coding sequence ATGCATGTCGTGATCATGGCGGGCGGCAGAGGGGTGCGGCTGCGGCCGTACACCACCGCACTGCCCAAGCCGCTCGTGCCGATCGGCGAGCACTACGCGATCCTCGACGTGGTCCTGCACCAGCTGGCCGCCTGCGGTTTCCGGACCGTGACCATCGCGATCAACCACCACGGCTCGCTGATTCGGGCATTCGTCGGCGACGGCTCACGGCACGGCCTGTCCGTCGACTACGCCCAGGAGCGGACCCCGCTGTCCACCGTCGGGCCACTGTTCACGATGCGCGACCGGCTGCCGGAGCGCTTCCTGGTGATGAACGGCGACATTCTCACCAACCTCAACTACGCCGACCTGCTGCGCGTCCACACCGACTCGGGTGCCCCGGTGACCGTGGCGACCTTCCGGCGCAAGGTCCAGGTCGACTTCGGTGTCCTGGCCGTCGAAGGGGACAAGGTCGTCGAGTTCAACGAGAAACCCACCCTGGACTACCGGGTCAGCATGGGCGTGTACGGGCTCACCCGGCAGACGATCGCGGCGTACCCGAGCGGCATCACGTTCGGCTTCGACCAGTTGATGCTCGACCTGATCAACCAGGGCAACCCGCCCGCCGCCTACGACTTCGACGGCTACTGGCTCGACATCGGTCGACCCGAGGACTACGACGAGGCGAACCGCAGCTTCGAGACGTTGAAACCGATCCTGCTGCCGGCCGCGCTGAGGGAGTCCGCATGA